One stretch of Geoalkalibacter ferrihydriticus DSM 17813 DNA includes these proteins:
- the atpE gene encoding ATP synthase F0 subunit C: MDFFTWCMIAAGFSMALGSLGTGLGMGNAIRSAVEGVARNPGASGKVLTTLMIGLAMIESLAIYVFVVAMIILFANPFTEQVIALAGTVAY; encoded by the coding sequence ATGGATTTCTTTACTTGGTGCATGATCGCTGCAGGCTTTTCGATGGCTCTCGGTTCCCTGGGGACCGGTCTCGGTATGGGTAACGCCATCCGCAGCGCGGTCGAAGGCGTGGCGCGCAACCCCGGTGCCAGCGGCAAGGTTCTGACCACTCTGATGATCGGTCTGGCCATGATCGAGTCCCTCGCCATCTACGTGTTCGTTGTGGCCATGATCATCCTGTTCGCCAACCCCTTCACCGAGCAGGTCATCGCTCTGGCGGGTACCGTCGCTTACTAA